CTGCTCACCGCGTGGTCCGCTGCGGGCGTGGCCGGCCCGCTCATCGTCAACGTCATCACCGAGTCGCAGCGCGAGGGCGGCGCGGAGGGCGCCGCGGCGTACCGGCCGTCGCTGCTCGTCATGGTCGGCGTCCTCGTCGTCGGCTTCGTGGCGAACCTCCTCGTGCGCGAGGTCGACCGCCGTCACCACGAGCGCCCGGAGGTCGTCGACGCGGCCAAGGTCGGCGCGGGAGAGGGGCACTGAGGATGAGCACCAGCACGAGCACCCGGGGGACCGGCGGGTCGCCGGCGCCGCACGGCGGTGGCGGTACGGGACGCGTCGTCCTCGCGTGGGCCTTCGTCGGGATACCGCTTGCCTACGGGATCAGCCAGACGCTGAACCGGGCCAGCCAGCTCTTCACCGGCTGACGCGGTGCGGTCCCTCGACCCGGTCGCCGACGTGGCGGCCGTCGCGGAGGACTGCGCCCGGCGCGAGATCGAGCGCGAGGGCGTCCCGGTCGTCCTCGCGATGCCGGACCGGCGGGAGGCGCCCGTCCCCGTCGTCGACCCCCGCGCGCTGGCCGAGGGCGGGCGCTTCGCCGCGCTGCTCGACGCGTACGGCGAGGAGCTCGCCCCCGGCGCGGCCGACGACGACGTGGCGGCCCTCTACGCCGTCGTCGAGGTGATGGGGCGGGCCCACGTGGGACCCGGCACGGACGGCGCGTGAGCTGGCGGCGCCAGCGGGAGGCGTACGCCCAGGGCCGGGCGCTGCGGGTCGTCAACTGGCACGCGACGCCGCGCGCGGTCGAGGGCGTCCTGCGCGCGGAGCTCGCCGGGCTGCTGCGCGACCACGTGCCCGCGACGCTCGAGGACCTCGACGCCTTCCACGACACCGGGCGCTGGCCCTCGCAGGCCCCTCGGGTGCTCGTCGCGCTCTACGACGGCTACCGCGACAACGTCGAGGTCGCGGTGCCGGTGTGCGAGGAGCTCGGCGTCACCGCCTGGTTCTTCCCGCCGACCGGCTTCCTCGACGCCGCGCCCGAGGACCAGCGGGCCTTCGCGGCGGCGTACGACGTCGACCTCGTGCCGGAGCACGAGGGCGCGGACCGGATCGCGATGACGTGGGACGAGCTCGCGCGCGTCGGCGAGCGCCACGTCGTCGCCGCGCACACCGCGCGGCACAGCACCGGGCTCGACCTCGTGACGCGCGAGGACGTCGAGCGCGAGGTGCTCGGCCCCTGCCGGGCCATCGAGCGCGCCGTCGGGCGGGCGCCCGCCGCCTTCGCCTTCTACAGCGGCACGCCGTACGACCCGTCCTCGGTCGCCGGCCGGGCCCTGCTGGAGGCGGGCGTGCGCTACGCCGTCACCGCGACGACGTGGGAGCGGATCCGCTAGCGCACCACGAGGGTGCGCCCGTCGCGGGCCGGGACGAGCTCGCCCACGACGGGGTGCCCGGGCACCTCGCCGGCGACGAGCAGGCCGCCCGAGGTCTGCGCGTCGGCGAGCAGCAGCAGCTCGTCCTCGCCCACGGACGCCTCGAGGTGCGGGCGCACCCAGTCGAGGTTGCGCCGCGTCCCGCCGCTGACGAAGCCGTCGGCGAGCGCGCGCCGCGCCCCGTCGAGGTAGGGCACCGCGGCCGCGTCGACCACGGCGGTCACGCCGCTGGCCCGGGCCAGCTTGTGCAGGTGGCCGAGCAGGCCGAAGCCGGTGACGTCGGTGGCGCAGCGCAGGCCGGCGGCCACGGCGGCCTCCGAAGCGGCGCGGTTGAGGGCCGTCATCGACGCGACGGCCTCGGCGAAGACCTCGCCGGTGGCCTTGAGCCGGCTGTTGAGCACGCCGACGCCCAGCGGCTTGGTGAGGGTGAGCGGCAGCCCGGCGGCGCCCGCGTCGTTGCGCAGCAGCCGGTCGGGGTCGGCGACGCCGGTGACGGCCATGCCGTACTTGGGCTCGGGGTCGTCGACGCTGTGCCCCCCGGCGACGTGGCAGCCGGCCTGCGCCGCGACGTCGACCCCGCCGCGCAGGACCTCCGCGGCGAGCTCCATCGGCAGCACGTCGCGCGGCCAGCCGAGGAGGTTGACCGCGACGACGGGGCGCCCGCCCATGGCGTACACGTCCGACAGCGCGTTGGCCGCCGCGATGCGGCCCCAGTCGTAGGCGTCGTCGACGACGGGGGTGAAGAAGTCGGCGGTCGCGACGACCGCGAGGCCGTCGCGCACGGTGACGACGGCCGCGTCGTCGCCGTCGTCGAGGCCGACGACGAGCGGACCGGCCGGGTCCGCCGGCCCGCGGCCCACGAGGCCGGCGACGACCCCCTCGAGCTCGCCCGGCGGGATCTTGCAGGCGCACCCCCCGCCGTGCGCGTACGACGTCAGCCGCCGCCCCGCCCCGACCCGCCCGTCCCCGTCCCGCTGCGCGACCGTCACCCGGCGAGCCTCGCACCCTGTCGGAGCCGGGTGCTGCACTGGGGTCCGTGGACGAGGACCGGGACGACGGGCTGGACGGGCTGGACGGGCGCGGCGGGTACGACCCCGCCTTCCTCGGGGTCGACGTGCCCCTGCCGGTGCCGACGGACGGGGCGGGGCTCGTCGAGCTGGCGTACGAGCACTTCACCGTGCTGCTGCGCCCCGACCGGCGGCTGGCCGCGGCGACGGCGGTCGGGATCGACGGGGCCTCGCTGCGCGACGTGCCCCGCGGGGACGACTGGCGGCTCGACCCGCGGGTCCCGGCCGAGCACCAGGCCGACGACGCGCTCTACCGGCGCAACGACCTCGACCGCGGCCACCTCGTGCGCCGGCGCGACCCGGTGTGGGGCGAGGAGGCGGTGGCGCGGCGGGCGAACGCCGACACCTTCCACTTCACCAACGCCGCACCGCAGCACGCGGGCTTCAACCAGTCCAAGGAGCTGTGGGTCGGCCTCGAGGACCACCTGCTGGAGCACGCGGCGGCCTACGACCGCCGGCTCGTCGTGCTGACCGGGCCGGTGCTCGCCCCGGACGACCCGGTCCACCGGGGCGTCGGCGTGCCGCTGCGGTTCTGGAAGGTCGCGGCGGCGCTCGACGGCGAGGGCGCGCTGACCTCGACGGCGTACGTCCTCGACCAGTCGCCGCTGGTGGAGGACCTGCCGCGGGCGCTGCGGGCGGCGCAGGAGCGCGGCGACCCGCCGCCGCTCGGCCCCTTCCGCACCTTCCAGGTGCCGGTCGCGCAGGTCGCCGCGCTCACGGCCCTCGACCTCGGGCCGCTCCCCGCGGCCGACCTGCTCCCCGTGCCCGCGGGGCTGCGCGACCGGGCCGACGTGCCGTGGGTGCCGCTGGGGTCGTACGGGGACGTGGTGCTGCGGCGCTGACCGCCGCCGGCCGTGGCCTCAGCGGGGCAGGTCGAGGACCGCGCGGGCGAGCGCGTCGTCGTCGGCCGGGTCGACGGCGCGCAGGTCGAGCAGGCACTGCCCGCGCTCGGTCCGCCCGACGACGGGCACGGCGCCGGTGCGCAGCGGCCCGGCGCAGGCCTCGGGCAGGGCGACCGCCCAGCTCGCGAGCTCCACGCCGGGGGCCCCACCGCCGCCGACCCGGGCCGACGAGGGCACCGCCCGGGCGGGGAGCCCGGCGGCGGCCAGGCGCGCCGCGAGCGCCTCGGCGCGCGGGCGCAGCTCGTCGTCGGCGTGCACCGCGAGGGCGCGGGCCACCGGCGGGGCGGGCCCCCGGAGCGTCGCCTCGAGCGCGGCGAGCGTCAGCTTGTCGACGCGCACCGCCCGTGCCGCGGGGTGCCGCCGGAGCCGATCGACGAGGCCGGCCTGCCCGAGCAGCAGCCCGCACTGCGGCCCGCCGAGCAGCTTGTCGCCGCTGGCGGTGACGAGGGCCGCCCCGGCGCGCAGGGCGCTGTCCGCGTCCGGCTCGTCCGGCAGGAGCGGGTGCGGCGCCAGCAGGCCCGAGCCGATGTCGGCGACGACGGGGACGCCCAGGCCGGTGAGCGCCTCGACGGGCACCTCCGCGGTGAAGCCCTCGACCCGGTAGTTCGACGTGTGCACCTTGAGCACGAACGCGGTCGCGGGCCCCACGGCGGCCTCGTAGTCGCGCAGGTGCGTGCGGTTCGTCGTCCCGACCTCGCGCAGCCGGGCCCCCGCGCTCTCGAGGAGCTCGGGGATGCGGAACCCGTCGCCGATCTCCACCAGCTCGCCGCGGCTGACGACGACCTCGCGGCCGGGGGCGAGCGCCAGCGCGCAGAGCAGCAGCGCCGCGGCGGTGTTGTTGACCACGTGGACTCCGCCGGCGGCCGGCACGGCGGCGGCCAGCGCGGCGAGCGCGCCCCGGCCGCGCCGCGCGCGCTGCCCGGTCGCCAGGTCGAACTCGACGTCCGTGGTGCCGGCCGCGTCGGCGACGGCCCGACGGGCCGCGGCCGACAGCGGCGCCCGGCCGAGGTTGGTGTGCACGACGACGCCGGTGGCGTTGAGGACCGGGCGCAGCCCCGGCGGCGCGGCGAGCGCGGCGAGCGCGGCGTCGGCCACCCGCTCGGGGGCGACCTCGCCCGCCCGCGCGCGCTGCTGGGCGTCGAGCACCGCGGCCTTCACGGCCTCCCGCCCGCGCTCGCCGACGTACGGCGCGAGGCGCGGGTCCGCGAGGAGGGCGTCGGTGCGGGGGATGCGGCGGCGGGGGTCGTCCACGTGCGCCTCCCGCCCTCGTCGTCCGCCCGGTGCTGCCGGGGCCAGCACAGCACACGCCCGCGCCCGGGGCGCGGCGGGCCACCGGCCGCATGGGCGGCGTGGGCCGGGGCAGGCGGGGGCGGGCGGCGCGCGGGCGCCGCGCGACGGGGAGGCGACCGGTGGACGAGCAGGACCGCGCAGCGCTGCAGGAGCTGCTCCGTGCGTACGGGCCCGTCGGGCAGGAGGACGAGGTCCGCGAGGTCGCCCGGCGCCGGCTCGAGCCGTCCGTCGACCGCTGCTGGCAGGACCCCGCGGGCAACGTCGTGGGCCTCGTCCGCGGGACGGACCCTGACGCCCCGGCGGTGCGCGTCACCGCGCACCTCGACGAGCTGTCGATGCTCGTCAAGCGGGTCGAGCCGGACGGCAGCCTGCACGTCACCCCGCTCGGCACGATGTACCCGGGCAACTTCGGGCTCGGCCCCGTCGCGGTGCTCGGCGACGGTCGGCACCTGCCCGGTGTGCTCGCGCTCGGCTCCGAGCACACCACGCAGGAGACGCCACGGGTGTGGCAGACCAAGCCCGACGGGGGCGACCAGGCGCTGGACTGGACGCACGTCAGCGTCTTCACCGGCCGCTCGCCCGCGGACCTGGCGGACGCCGGCGTGGGCCCGGGGACGCGGGTGTGCGTGGACCGCAGCAAGCGCGGCCTCTTCGACGTCGGGGGCTTCGTCGGGTCGTACTTCCTCGACGACCGGGCCGCCGTCGCCGCCCTGCTCCGGGCCGCCCGCGAGCTCCGCGGCGGCACCCGGCCCCGCGCCGACACGTACCTGGTGCTCAGCGTCGCCGAGGAGATCGGCGGCGTCGGGGCCTCGTACGCCTGCCGCACCCTCCCCGGCGACCTCGTCGTCGCGCTCGAGGTCGGCCCCGCCGAGGCGGAGTACGGGACGAGCGTCCACGGCGGTCCCGTCGTGGGCTACAGCGACGCGGCGGGCGTGTACGACAAGCGCGTCGCGGACCGGCTCTGCGCCGCGGCCCGGGCCCGCGGCGTCGTCGCGCAGCCCGCCGTCCTCGGCGCCTTCGAGTCCGACGCGTCGCACGCCACGGCGGCCGGGCTCTCCGCGCGCGCCGGGCTGCTGTGCCTGCCGACCCTGAGCACCCACGGGTACGAGGTCATGCCCGCCACCGCCGTCACGGACGTCGCCGCGGTGCTCGTGGAGTTCCTGCGGCAGCCGGCGGAGCGCGAGGGGCCGGTCTGACCCCACCCTGCCGTGATCGTGCGGGGTGGTGCGGCGACCCCTCCCTGCCGCGGTCATGCCCAGCCGCGGGGGCGCTGCCCGTCCCCGGCCTGCCGTCCGCGCAGCGGGAGGAGCGCCATCCCCGCATGATCGCGGCGGGGAGGGTGGCCCCGGGGGCGCGCTGCCCGGGGGCCGGGGTAGCGTCGGCGGCTGCGGGGAGGCGTTCCCAGGCTGGTGCCTGGCGCGGTCTTCAACACCGTTGTGGCCC
The Vallicoccus soli genome window above contains:
- the selA gene encoding L-seryl-tRNA(Sec) selenium transferase, whose amino-acid sequence is MDDPRRRIPRTDALLADPRLAPYVGERGREAVKAAVLDAQQRARAGEVAPERVADAALAALAAPPGLRPVLNATGVVVHTNLGRAPLSAAARRAVADAAGTTDVEFDLATGQRARRGRGALAALAAAVPAAGGVHVVNNTAAALLLCALALAPGREVVVSRGELVEIGDGFRIPELLESAGARLREVGTTNRTHLRDYEAAVGPATAFVLKVHTSNYRVEGFTAEVPVEALTGLGVPVVADIGSGLLAPHPLLPDEPDADSALRAGAALVTASGDKLLGGPQCGLLLGQAGLVDRLRRHPAARAVRVDKLTLAALEATLRGPAPPVARALAVHADDELRPRAEALAARLAAAGLPARAVPSSARVGGGGAPGVELASWAVALPEACAGPLRTGAVPVVGRTERGQCLLDLRAVDPADDDALARAVLDLPR
- the selD gene encoding selenide, water dikinase SelD, with the protein product MTVAQRDGDGRVGAGRRLTSYAHGGGCACKIPPGELEGVVAGLVGRGPADPAGPLVVGLDDGDDAAVVTVRDGLAVVATADFFTPVVDDAYDWGRIAAANALSDVYAMGGRPVVAVNLLGWPRDVLPMELAAEVLRGGVDVAAQAGCHVAGGHSVDDPEPKYGMAVTGVADPDRLLRNDAGAAGLPLTLTKPLGVGVLNSRLKATGEVFAEAVASMTALNRAASEAAVAAGLRCATDVTGFGLLGHLHKLARASGVTAVVDAAAVPYLDGARRALADGFVSGGTRRNLDWVRPHLEASVGEDELLLLADAQTSGGLLVAGEVPGHPVVGELVPARDGRTLVVR
- a CDS encoding peptidase M42, whose amino-acid sequence is MGGVGRGRRGRAARGRRATGRRPVDEQDRAALQELLRAYGPVGQEDEVREVARRRLEPSVDRCWQDPAGNVVGLVRGTDPDAPAVRVTAHLDELSMLVKRVEPDGSLHVTPLGTMYPGNFGLGPVAVLGDGRHLPGVLALGSEHTTQETPRVWQTKPDGGDQALDWTHVSVFTGRSPADLADAGVGPGTRVCVDRSKRGLFDVGGFVGSYFLDDRAAVAALLRAARELRGGTRPRADTYLVLSVAEEIGGVGASYACRTLPGDLVVALEVGPAEAEYGTSVHGGPVVGYSDAAGVYDKRVADRLCAAARARGVVAQPAVLGAFESDASHATAAGLSARAGLLCLPTLSTHGYEVMPATAVTDVAAVLVEFLRQPAEREGPV
- a CDS encoding DNA/RNA non-specific endonuclease, with the protein product MDEDRDDGLDGLDGRGGYDPAFLGVDVPLPVPTDGAGLVELAYEHFTVLLRPDRRLAAATAVGIDGASLRDVPRGDDWRLDPRVPAEHQADDALYRRNDLDRGHLVRRRDPVWGEEAVARRANADTFHFTNAAPQHAGFNQSKELWVGLEDHLLEHAAAYDRRLVVLTGPVLAPDDPVHRGVGVPLRFWKVAAALDGEGALTSTAYVLDQSPLVEDLPRALRAAQERGDPPPLGPFRTFQVPVAQVAALTALDLGPLPAADLLPVPAGLRDRADVPWVPLGSYGDVVLRR
- a CDS encoding polysaccharide deacetylase family protein; translation: MSWRRQREAYAQGRALRVVNWHATPRAVEGVLRAELAGLLRDHVPATLEDLDAFHDTGRWPSQAPRVLVALYDGYRDNVEVAVPVCEELGVTAWFFPPTGFLDAAPEDQRAFAAAYDVDLVPEHEGADRIAMTWDELARVGERHVVAAHTARHSTGLDLVTREDVEREVLGPCRAIERAVGRAPAAFAFYSGTPYDPSSVAGRALLEAGVRYAVTATTWERIR
- a CDS encoding MFS transporter small subunit, with the protein product MSTSTSTRGTGGSPAPHGGGGTGRVVLAWAFVGIPLAYGISQTLNRASQLFTG